The Carnobacterium divergens genome includes a window with the following:
- a CDS encoding purine-nucleoside phosphorylase: MTKTLQAKIDEAVAFIQEAGVAKVEVGLILGSGLGELGDEVEQAIAIPYDNIPNFPVSTVEGHKGQLVYGTLGGKKVLAMQGRFHYYEGYSLETVTFPVRVMKALGVETVIVTNAAGGLNETFEPGELMLITDHINFTGVNPLIGPNDATMGPRFTDMSEGYDRKYQQIVRDVAKKMDLNLKEGVYMGFTGPTYETPAEIRFARVIGADAVGMSTVPEVIVARHGGMKVIGISCITNLAAGMQATLNHEEVVETTQRVKESFKGLVKNILAEI, translated from the coding sequence ATGACAAAAACGTTGCAAGCTAAAATTGATGAGGCAGTAGCATTTATTCAAGAAGCAGGAGTAGCTAAAGTTGAAGTCGGGCTGATTTTAGGTTCTGGCTTAGGCGAATTAGGTGATGAAGTGGAACAAGCAATTGCTATTCCTTACGATAATATCCCTAATTTCCCAGTTTCAACAGTTGAAGGACACAAAGGCCAGTTGGTTTATGGCACATTAGGTGGTAAAAAAGTCTTAGCAATGCAAGGACGCTTCCACTATTATGAAGGCTATTCGCTAGAAACCGTTACTTTCCCAGTTCGCGTAATGAAAGCATTAGGCGTTGAAACCGTAATTGTTACCAATGCAGCGGGTGGTTTAAATGAAACCTTTGAACCGGGTGAATTAATGTTGATAACCGATCACATCAATTTCACAGGTGTAAATCCATTAATTGGACCAAATGATGCAACAATGGGACCTCGTTTTACAGATATGAGTGAAGGCTACGACCGTAAATACCAACAAATCGTTCGCGATGTTGCTAAAAAAATGGACTTGAATTTAAAAGAAGGTGTGTATATGGGCTTTACGGGTCCAACATACGAAACGCCTGCTGAAATTCGCTTTGCACGCGTAATTGGTGCAGATGCAGTCGGCATGTCGACGGTTCCAGAAGTAATTGTAGCGCGCCACGGCGGAATGAAAGTGATTGGAATTTCTTGTATCACTAATTTAGCTGCAGGGATGCAAGCAACGTTGAATCATGAAGAAGTTGTTGAAACGACACAGCGAGTAAAAGAATCCTTCAAAGGATTGGTAAAAAATATTTTAGCTGAAATTTAA
- a CDS encoding WxL domain-containing protein has translation MKKLVVSSVILLGGVSTLATTTFAAGNEAIVNTDNTSKVTGNVAGGSLTATIGDVAFGDTKLAVNDKNQVTIEDADARSSIKGQVVDLRGETGQWSLVVSSYEMKNAADETIPSAQINFEKGTDLKEFSLTNDEEKALPFNSKDFEISDLQLRFKENPKELKKGALNGVIHWTLQATPEKEDTFR, from the coding sequence ATGAAAAAATTAGTAGTTAGCTCAGTAATTTTACTTGGAGGCGTTAGTACACTTGCAACCACAACTTTTGCAGCTGGAAATGAGGCAATCGTTAATACAGATAATACTTCAAAGGTAACAGGAAACGTAGCAGGCGGAAGCTTAACAGCTACAATCGGTGATGTTGCCTTTGGCGATACGAAATTAGCCGTTAATGATAAAAATCAAGTGACAATCGAAGATGCAGATGCACGATCATCAATAAAAGGTCAAGTAGTAGATTTACGTGGTGAAACAGGTCAATGGTCATTAGTTGTATCAAGCTACGAAATGAAAAATGCAGCAGACGAAACGATTCCAAGTGCGCAAATTAACTTTGAAAAAGGAACAGATTTAAAAGAATTTTCTTTAACAAATGATGAAGAAAAAGCATTGCCATTTAATTCAAAAGATTTTGAAATTAGTGACTTACAATTGCGTTTCAAAGAAAATCCAAAAGAATTGAAAAAAGGTGCGCTTAATGGTGTAATCCACTGGACATTACAAGCAACTCCTGAAAAAGAAGATACATTTAGATAA
- a CDS encoding pyrimidine-nucleoside phosphorylase, with amino-acid sequence MRMVDIIEKKRDGQELTKAEINFVITGYTNGTVPDYQMSALAMAIYFKDMTNQEITDLTMAMVESGEQIDLSAIHGIKVDKHSTGGVGDTTTLVLAPLVAAVGVPVAKMSGRGLGHTGGTIDKLEAIKGFNVEISNDEFIQLVNRDQVAVVGQSGDLAPADKKLYGLRDVTGTVDSIALIASSIMSKKIAAGADAIVLDVTTGDGAFMKNEKDAERLAKTMVQIGKLANRQTMAIISDMSQPLGLAIGNSLEVKEAIDALKGEGPADLMEMVYVLGSQMVVLAKKADTLEAARELLKEAIQSGAATTKFKEMIRNQGGDESIVDHPENLPQAEFVIELPAKESGYVSEMVADQLGIAAMLLGAGRRTKEDTIDYSVGLMLHKKVGDSVTAGEPLVTVYANSQTIDDVKTKIYENIFITKEKVAEPTLIHQIITE; translated from the coding sequence ATGAGAATGGTAGACATTATTGAGAAAAAAAGAGACGGACAAGAACTTACAAAAGCAGAGATAAACTTCGTCATTACAGGTTACACAAATGGCACAGTACCAGATTATCAAATGAGCGCTCTGGCAATGGCGATTTATTTTAAAGACATGACGAACCAAGAAATTACTGATTTAACAATGGCAATGGTAGAATCTGGTGAACAGATTGATTTATCCGCTATTCATGGCATCAAAGTAGACAAACATTCAACTGGTGGCGTTGGGGATACAACGACTCTTGTATTAGCACCTTTAGTAGCTGCTGTTGGGGTTCCTGTTGCCAAAATGTCAGGTCGTGGTTTAGGACACACAGGAGGTACGATTGATAAATTAGAGGCAATCAAAGGCTTCAATGTTGAAATTTCAAATGATGAATTTATTCAATTAGTCAACCGCGATCAAGTTGCTGTTGTCGGACAATCTGGTGACCTAGCACCGGCAGATAAAAAATTATACGGATTAAGAGATGTGACTGGAACCGTTGATTCAATCGCCTTGATTGCGAGTTCAATTATGAGTAAAAAAATTGCAGCAGGAGCCGATGCCATCGTTTTAGATGTTACTACTGGAGACGGTGCATTTATGAAAAATGAAAAAGATGCGGAACGCCTTGCAAAAACAATGGTTCAAATTGGAAAATTAGCAAATCGTCAAACAATGGCGATCATTTCAGATATGTCTCAACCATTAGGGCTAGCAATCGGAAATTCCCTTGAAGTCAAAGAAGCGATTGATGCGTTAAAAGGCGAAGGTCCAGCCGATTTAATGGAAATGGTTTATGTATTAGGAAGCCAGATGGTTGTTCTTGCTAAAAAAGCAGACACATTAGAAGCAGCTCGTGAACTTTTAAAAGAAGCTATTCAATCTGGAGCTGCAACCACTAAGTTTAAAGAAATGATTCGCAATCAAGGCGGCGATGAGTCAATTGTAGATCACCCAGAAAACTTGCCACAAGCAGAATTTGTGATTGAATTACCTGCCAAAGAAAGTGGCTATGTTTCAGAAATGGTAGCCGATCAATTAGGGATTGCCGCAATGCTTTTAGGCGCAGGTCGTCGAACAAAAGAAGACACCATTGATTATTCAGTCGGCTTAATGTTGCATAAAAAAGTTGGTGATTCTGTTACTGCAGGAGAACCATTGGTGACGGTTTATGCGAATAGTCAAACAATCGATGATGTGAAAACCAAAATTTATGAGAACATTTTTATTACAAAAGAAAAAGTTGCAGAACCAACTTTGATTCATCAAATCATAACAGAATAA
- a CDS encoding L-cystine transporter: MTNLISIILILVFFAAALYGFYWMQKKHVKFSTRVFTALAVGIVFGAIIQVIFGAQNDVTTQAISWVSIVGNGYVSLLQMLIMPLVFVSIVGAFTKLEVSKKLGKISFTVIGTLLATTAVAALIGIFSVFVFNLDGATFVQGEAETARIEALAERQEAVKDLTIPEQVVSFIPTNVFSDLSGTRSTSTIAVVIFSAFIGIAYLGVNKKDPETGEFFAKLINSLYKIVMRIVTLVLRLTPYGILALMIKVTATSDVKAIWNLGKFVAASYFALAIVLIMHLLILAFVKVNPLQYLKKSSTVLGFAFTSRSSAGAMPLNIETQTKALGVDDATANFAASFGLSIGQNGCAGVYPAMLAAIVAPTVGIDVFSPLYILTIVAVVTISSFGVAGVGGGATFASLIVLGSLNLPIAIVGLVISVEPLIDMARTAINVSDSMVAGIVTSKRINEFNSDVLNDKDAVIESSM, encoded by the coding sequence ATGACAAATCTTATTAGTATTATTCTTATCTTGGTATTCTTTGCTGCCGCACTTTACGGCTTCTATTGGATGCAAAAGAAACACGTAAAATTTTCAACGCGTGTCTTTACCGCACTAGCTGTAGGTATTGTATTTGGTGCCATTATTCAAGTTATTTTTGGGGCACAAAATGATGTAACCACTCAAGCAATTAGTTGGGTGAGCATTGTAGGAAATGGGTATGTCAGCTTGCTTCAAATGTTGATTATGCCATTAGTATTTGTTTCGATTGTCGGAGCATTCACTAAGTTAGAAGTTTCTAAAAAATTAGGTAAAATTAGTTTTACCGTAATTGGAACGCTATTAGCAACGACCGCCGTTGCCGCGTTAATTGGAATTTTTAGTGTTTTCGTCTTCAATTTAGACGGAGCAACCTTTGTTCAAGGAGAAGCAGAAACTGCTCGTATTGAAGCATTAGCTGAAAGACAAGAAGCAGTGAAAGATTTAACAATTCCAGAACAAGTAGTTAGTTTTATTCCAACAAATGTCTTTTCTGATTTATCAGGCACACGTTCAACAAGTACGATTGCAGTTGTTATTTTCTCTGCATTTATCGGAATTGCGTATCTAGGTGTGAATAAGAAAGATCCTGAAACAGGCGAATTTTTTGCGAAATTAATCAATAGTTTATATAAAATCGTGATGCGAATTGTCACGCTAGTTTTACGTTTAACACCATACGGAATCTTAGCTTTAATGATTAAAGTAACTGCAACAAGTGATGTCAAAGCCATTTGGAATTTAGGTAAATTCGTTGCCGCTTCTTACTTTGCGTTAGCCATTGTGCTGATTATGCATTTATTGATTTTAGCTTTCGTTAAAGTGAATCCATTACAATATTTAAAAAAATCATCAACTGTTCTTGGTTTTGCCTTTACATCAAGATCAAGTGCTGGAGCAATGCCTTTAAATATTGAAACTCAAACAAAAGCATTAGGTGTGGATGATGCCACTGCTAACTTTGCTGCCAGTTTTGGTTTATCAATTGGTCAAAATGGATGTGCGGGTGTCTATCCTGCAATGCTAGCAGCGATTGTAGCACCAACAGTTGGAATTGATGTGTTTAGTCCATTATACATTTTGACAATCGTAGCAGTTGTTACAATCAGCTCATTTGGTGTAGCAGGTGTGGGTGGTGGAGCAACATTTGCTTCATTAATCGTTTTAGGCTCATTGAATTTACCAATTGCTATCGTAGGGTTGGTTATCTCAGTTGAACCACTAATTGATATGGCAAGAACAGCTATCAACGTTAGTGATAGCATGGTTGCGGGTATTGTCACTTCAAAACGTATCAATGAATTTAATTCAGACGTTTTAAATGATAAAGACGCAGTTATTGAATCAAGCATGTAG
- a CDS encoding DUF916 and DUF3324 domain-containing protein, whose protein sequence is MKKRLSLFIAFLVLPLLGQTAYASEGMSITVQPILPENQRHKELSYFDLHMEAGQAEEIGLKITNQLDETIQVEVAPHNAFTNNLGVIDYSQETPSLETEKAHTLVSMLSEKQLVTIAPHEEKNVMFQLKMPADFLPGAVLGAFYVHQIEAGNTDKSENKVTISNDFSYVVGVKLSESDQLLKPKLALKSVRAGVDESNHTSILAKIANQEATIVRKLAIKSKVIEKGTSNVLYESTEEDLSMAPYSSFDYAVSLENQELKAGEYVVELEVSDIDHNEWQLKKELTIKKDEAKRFNQAAFDVEKEPFNVKWIYLLVGIIVVLLIGIGFLVVRIKKNEKKTAFKK, encoded by the coding sequence ATGAAAAAACGACTTAGTCTATTTATAGCGTTCTTAGTATTGCCACTACTGGGACAAACCGCATATGCAAGTGAAGGAATGTCCATAACGGTTCAACCCATTTTACCAGAAAATCAGCGTCACAAAGAGCTATCTTATTTCGACTTGCACATGGAAGCTGGGCAAGCTGAAGAAATTGGCTTGAAAATAACGAATCAATTAGATGAGACAATTCAAGTAGAAGTTGCGCCACATAATGCTTTTACCAATAATTTAGGAGTGATTGATTACAGTCAAGAAACACCAAGTTTAGAAACAGAAAAAGCGCACACCTTAGTCTCGATGCTGTCTGAAAAACAACTTGTAACCATAGCACCACATGAAGAAAAAAACGTGATGTTTCAATTAAAAATGCCGGCTGACTTTTTACCAGGTGCAGTCTTAGGAGCTTTTTATGTCCATCAAATCGAAGCAGGAAACACGGATAAATCAGAAAATAAAGTAACAATCAGTAATGATTTTTCTTACGTGGTAGGGGTGAAGCTTTCTGAAAGCGATCAACTATTAAAACCCAAACTAGCGCTAAAAAGTGTTCGCGCTGGGGTGGACGAATCAAATCATACTTCAATTCTAGCAAAAATCGCTAATCAAGAAGCGACAATTGTAAGAAAATTAGCCATCAAGTCAAAGGTAATTGAAAAAGGAACAAGTAACGTATTGTACGAATCCACGGAAGAAGATCTTTCAATGGCCCCTTATTCTTCCTTTGATTATGCCGTATCTTTAGAAAATCAAGAATTAAAAGCTGGAGAATATGTAGTGGAACTTGAAGTAAGCGATATTGATCACAATGAGTGGCAATTGAAAAAAGAGTTGACTATCAAAAAAGACGAAGCTAAACGATTTAACCAAGCTGCATTTGATGTAGAAAAAGAACCATTTAATGTTAAATGGATTTATTTATTAGTAGGAATTATTGTTGTCTTATTAATTGGCATAGGGTTTTTAGTCGTTAGAATTAAAAAAAATGAAAAGAAAACAGCTTTCAAAAAATAA
- a CDS encoding endo-beta-N-acetylglucosaminidase family protein, with translation MKKKQKMLVALMIGCISFLLLPTTSLAAGTQENQEPIMMAYYRTWRDVTMPSDANSNLPDKNVTSMLDLPKELDIVSVFHYVKPGTDQQKYWDTLKNTYVPELHARGTKLVRTIDISELLKVPAQNGQKPTTADYEKYAEKLLATYVTPWNLDGLDVDMETNLTADQIEVATGVFKALSTKLGPQSATGKLLIYDTNQTNHALFKKVAPYCDYLFLQAYGGSIARLDRTWESYKESITPQQFLPGISFPEEQDHNKWDDTIEPYETSRAYSYAMWNPKEGAKGGMFVYGVDRDGKTFGDDTISKTDFSWTKRLMKSMGKTVE, from the coding sequence ATGAAAAAGAAACAAAAAATGTTGGTTGCATTAATGATTGGCTGCATTAGTTTTTTACTACTCCCTACAACGTCTTTAGCTGCAGGAACGCAAGAGAATCAAGAACCGATTATGATGGCTTACTATCGCACCTGGCGAGACGTAACGATGCCTTCAGATGCAAACTCTAATCTACCAGATAAAAATGTAACCTCAATGCTTGATTTGCCTAAAGAATTAGATATTGTTTCAGTCTTTCACTATGTCAAACCAGGAACTGATCAGCAAAAGTATTGGGATACCTTAAAGAATACTTATGTCCCTGAGCTTCATGCAAGAGGAACGAAGCTGGTGAGAACGATTGATATTAGTGAGCTTTTAAAAGTTCCAGCGCAAAATGGCCAAAAACCTACGACTGCGGATTATGAAAAATATGCAGAAAAATTGCTTGCGACTTATGTGACACCATGGAATTTAGATGGATTGGATGTTGATATGGAAACCAACTTAACAGCAGATCAAATTGAAGTGGCTACAGGTGTTTTTAAAGCCTTGTCTACGAAATTAGGGCCACAATCTGCTACAGGAAAACTCCTCATTTACGATACGAATCAAACCAATCACGCCTTGTTTAAAAAAGTTGCTCCTTACTGTGATTATTTGTTTTTACAAGCCTATGGTGGCAGCATCGCGCGTTTAGATCGTACTTGGGAAAGTTACAAGGAAAGCATTACACCACAGCAATTTTTACCTGGAATTTCTTTTCCAGAGGAACAAGATCATAACAAATGGGATGATACGATTGAACCGTATGAAACAAGTAGAGCTTATTCCTATGCGATGTGGAACCCAAAAGAGGGTGCTAAAGGCGGTATGTTTGTTTACGGTGTTGATCGCGATGGGAAGACATTTGGTGACGATACCATTTCTAAAACCGATTTTAGTTGGACGAAACGATTGATGAAATCGATGGGGAAAACAGTTGAATAA
- the deoB gene encoding phosphopentomutase, with translation MFKRVHLVVMDSVGIGEAPDAEAFGDKGSDTLGHIADIAGLDIPNLEKLGLGNIRPLKGVKEVKENLGYYTKLEEISVGKDTMTGHWEIMGLDIKTPFRVFPNGFPQDLLDKIEAFSGRKVVCNKPYSGTAVIDDFGPQQMETGDLIVYTSADPVLQIAAHEDIIPLEELYKICQYVRDITLDDPYMIGRIIARPFVGTPGNFQRTSNRHDYALSPFGETVLEQLKETGKDVIAIGKINDIFNGVGMTEMVRTKSNMDGVDQLLTIMNKEFTGLSFLNLVDFDALFGHRRDVEGYAKAIEEFDGRLPEILAAMEEDDLLLITADHGNDPSFPGTDHTREYVPLLAYSPKMTGHGALKQGHYADISKTVAENFGVKGTENGVSFLSDLK, from the coding sequence ATGTTTAAACGTGTACATTTAGTCGTGATGGATTCAGTTGGAATTGGGGAAGCACCAGACGCAGAAGCTTTTGGAGATAAAGGCAGCGATACATTAGGGCACATTGCTGATATCGCAGGCTTAGATATTCCAAATCTAGAAAAATTAGGGTTAGGAAACATTCGTCCATTAAAAGGCGTAAAAGAAGTCAAAGAAAATCTTGGCTATTACACAAAATTAGAAGAAATTTCTGTTGGAAAAGATACAATGACAGGCCATTGGGAAATTATGGGCTTAGATATCAAAACGCCTTTTAGAGTCTTTCCAAATGGTTTTCCACAAGATTTATTAGATAAAATCGAAGCTTTTTCAGGTCGTAAAGTGGTTTGTAATAAACCTTATAGCGGAACGGCTGTCATTGACGATTTTGGGCCACAACAAATGGAAACTGGAGATTTAATTGTTTATACATCCGCTGACCCAGTGTTACAAATTGCAGCCCATGAAGACATTATTCCATTAGAAGAGCTATACAAAATTTGTCAGTATGTTCGTGACATTACATTAGACGATCCCTACATGATTGGCCGCATTATTGCGCGTCCATTTGTTGGAACACCAGGTAATTTCCAAAGAACAAGCAATCGACATGACTATGCCTTAAGTCCATTTGGCGAAACCGTCTTGGAACAATTGAAAGAAACCGGTAAAGACGTGATTGCCATTGGTAAAATCAACGATATTTTTAATGGCGTTGGAATGACCGAAATGGTTCGTACAAAGAGCAACATGGATGGCGTGGATCAATTGCTAACCATCATGAACAAAGAATTTACGGGATTAAGCTTCTTAAACTTAGTTGATTTTGACGCACTATTTGGTCATCGCCGCGATGTTGAAGGGTATGCCAAAGCGATTGAAGAGTTCGACGGTCGTTTGCCAGAAATTTTAGCAGCGATGGAAGAAGATGATTTATTATTGATTACAGCAGATCACGGAAATGACCCAAGCTTCCCAGGAACAGACCATACGAGAGAATATGTTCCACTATTAGCTTATTCACCAAAAATGACAGGACATGGTGCGTTGAAACAAGGTCATTATGCTGATATTTCGAAAACCGTTGCTGAAAACTTTGGCGTTAAAGGAACAGAAAACGGCGTAAGTTTCTTATCTGATTTAAAATAG
- a CDS encoding HdeD family acid-resistance protein encodes MKNQRTMIKWSEIIVGIIFLIAAYFAFISPVATLVSFAILFGLAAIFRGIIAIIGYSDLKKVTGQNATLALVIGLLEIIVGIVFLFNMGLAVSVLAYTFAFWFIIDSVSGLLNVNRTRAIGNGAYWFSFIINLLGVVIGISLLFNPITAGLTLSFLVGFYFLLFGIESIVLGIMKK; translated from the coding sequence ATGAAAAATCAACGTACAATGATTAAATGGAGTGAAATTATTGTTGGGATTATTTTTCTCATTGCAGCCTATTTCGCATTCATTAGTCCAGTAGCAACATTAGTAAGTTTCGCTATTTTATTTGGATTAGCTGCTATTTTTAGAGGGATTATTGCTATTATTGGCTATTCAGATTTAAAGAAAGTCACCGGACAAAATGCAACCCTAGCTTTAGTGATTGGGCTTTTAGAAATTATTGTCGGAATTGTTTTCCTCTTTAATATGGGACTAGCAGTTTCAGTATTAGCGTATACCTTTGCCTTTTGGTTTATTATTGATTCCGTATCTGGATTGTTAAATGTAAACCGTACAAGAGCTATAGGAAATGGCGCTTATTGGTTTAGCTTTATTATTAATTTATTAGGTGTTGTGATTGGGATTAGCTTACTATTTAATCCAATTACGGCTGGTTTAACGCTATCATTCCTAGTTGGTTTTTATTTCCTACTATTTGGGATTGAAAGTATTGTATTAGGTATTATGAAAAAATAA
- a CDS encoding NCS2 family permease, whose amino-acid sequence MNLFKLKEKKTTAKTEIIAGLTSFFAISYIVIVNSVILKDAGIPAELSVFATIFISAIGCYLMGIFANAPIILTPGMGVNAFFTYTLVGTLGLRWQEAIGVMMVSSLIYCVIAFSKASDVLSRAVPDTLKHGITCGIGLFLVMIGLEKGQLIVAGDKSLVALGDLANPHAMLAIFGLILTLILVIRKVQGGMFIGILATTILGVLFKIQDAGEGSFSLMNIVDYPSIMGQGDFSGLFSLKFIMGVFSLTMILVFESMGLLQGLMEEASTVDFKKAFRMSAVTTFLSGIFGTSPTIAAAESASGIEEGGKTGLTTIVSGTLFLATLFFIPLLSYVPQAAIAPVILITGALMMKNLQHIQFDDFTEWFPAFLIVVLIPLTSSIADGMAAGFVFYPIVKLVSGKKSEIHPILYGISALFLMYLVLNALI is encoded by the coding sequence ATGAATTTATTTAAGTTAAAAGAAAAAAAGACGACCGCTAAAACGGAGATTATTGCAGGGCTGACTTCCTTTTTCGCTATTTCCTATATCGTAATCGTCAATTCGGTTATTTTAAAGGATGCTGGAATACCTGCTGAACTAAGTGTTTTTGCCACAATCTTTATCTCGGCAATTGGGTGTTACTTGATGGGGATTTTTGCAAATGCACCGATTATTTTAACCCCCGGTATGGGAGTGAATGCTTTTTTCACGTATACGTTAGTAGGAACTTTGGGCTTGCGTTGGCAAGAAGCAATCGGCGTGATGATGGTTTCCAGTTTGATCTATTGTGTGATTGCTTTTTCAAAAGCCAGCGATGTCTTGTCGCGAGCAGTGCCAGATACGTTGAAGCACGGTATTACTTGCGGAATCGGGTTATTTCTAGTCATGATTGGTTTAGAAAAAGGTCAATTGATTGTAGCTGGCGATAAAAGTTTAGTGGCATTGGGAGACTTAGCTAATCCACATGCAATGTTAGCTATTTTTGGCTTAATTTTAACCTTGATACTTGTGATTCGCAAGGTACAAGGTGGGATGTTTATTGGTATTTTAGCAACGACGATTTTAGGGGTACTTTTTAAAATCCAAGATGCTGGTGAAGGCAGTTTTTCCTTGATGAATATTGTTGATTATCCTTCAATTATGGGACAAGGCGATTTCTCTGGGCTATTCTCCTTAAAATTTATAATGGGTGTCTTTTCGTTAACGATGATTCTAGTCTTTGAATCAATGGGATTGCTTCAAGGTTTAATGGAAGAAGCGAGTACCGTGGATTTTAAGAAAGCTTTTAGAATGAGTGCAGTGACAACTTTCCTATCAGGTATCTTTGGCACAAGCCCAACCATTGCAGCAGCGGAAAGTGCTTCTGGTATTGAAGAAGGTGGTAAAACAGGCTTAACAACGATTGTTTCAGGAACTCTCTTTTTAGCAACCCTCTTTTTCATTCCGTTGTTGTCGTATGTACCACAAGCAGCGATTGCCCCAGTAATTTTAATTACAGGCGCATTAATGATGAAGAATTTACAACACATTCAATTTGACGATTTTACAGAGTGGTTTCCAGCCTTCTTGATTGTCGTATTAATTCCATTAACATCAAGCATTGCAGATGGGATGGCAGCTGGATTTGTCTTTTACCCAATCGTAAAATTGGTAAGCGGAAAAAAATCAGAGATTCATCCAATTCTTTATGGAATTTCAGCGTTATTTTTAATGTATTTAGTTTTAAATGCACTAATTTAA
- a CDS encoding helix-turn-helix domain-containing protein, translating into MFLQEFIKKNEATKINLYYSLTFSQNNDLVSLQKKEALSKASVLRQLQNLVSDLEQIGFEFVLDFQEESIFLTPKQQYQISSVSIVNTLFIHYLNLSSSYQFIQLFFEKKDYALVDISTKLTLSNPYIYQLIPVINEKIKQFHLTLTIQNKYVALVGRESNLFMFRYLITLALHSLSAHSTEHTTKYHDFSIDEMIQNLQLDTDQIQLDENVYLNCIFDTLIYSDIDSKKIEAEFKDSAILKLVQQLPVTKDSSVLRTFIRCCLRIFIPSLDSHSSRTQNGGSLLLSTNLPLVDLAKDMVQHVTNSFHIKQLQPNSDSFKQWFYILVIHLYAMDYFQYDFKEVYLHSKDGSTTKDSVRDKVVACYDSFQTDNPVWTVEKKETYRYTLVNTLYLIIESQSNTNVSIYLNFNGNIVFEKTLVYKLVSIFNESVLTFTTNSNHADLIISDYMIFSTKKDASFFLLDQSDGTKQFYQLYSLILYLLEKNQR; encoded by the coding sequence ATGTTTCTACAGGAATTTATAAAAAAAAATGAAGCTACTAAAATTAATTTGTATTACAGCCTGACTTTTTCTCAAAATAATGACCTTGTATCTCTGCAAAAAAAAGAAGCCTTATCAAAAGCTTCTGTGTTACGACAACTTCAAAATTTAGTTAGTGATTTGGAACAAATTGGGTTTGAATTTGTATTAGATTTTCAAGAAGAATCCATCTTTTTAACCCCTAAACAACAGTATCAAATTTCTTCTGTTTCGATTGTTAACACTTTATTTATCCATTACCTCAACCTGTCTTCAAGCTATCAATTCATTCAACTCTTTTTTGAAAAAAAAGACTATGCTTTAGTTGATATTTCAACAAAATTAACTCTTTCAAACCCTTATATTTATCAACTTATTCCAGTTATCAACGAGAAAATCAAGCAATTCCATTTAACTTTGACGATTCAAAATAAATATGTTGCTCTAGTGGGTAGAGAAAGTAATCTTTTTATGTTTCGTTATTTAATAACTCTAGCGCTTCATTCCTTGTCCGCACATTCAACCGAACACACAACAAAATACCATGATTTTTCCATTGATGAAATGATTCAAAACTTACAGCTAGATACTGATCAAATCCAATTAGATGAAAATGTATACCTAAATTGCATTTTTGATACGCTTATCTATTCAGATATTGATTCTAAAAAAATTGAGGCTGAATTTAAAGATTCTGCTATTTTAAAATTGGTTCAGCAATTACCCGTCACAAAAGATTCTTCTGTTTTAAGAACCTTTATTCGTTGTTGTTTACGTATTTTTATTCCTAGTCTAGATTCACATTCTAGTCGAACTCAAAATGGAGGCAGCTTACTGCTTTCGACTAATTTACCGTTAGTTGATTTGGCGAAAGATATGGTTCAACATGTAACAAATTCATTTCACATCAAGCAATTACAGCCTAATTCAGATAGTTTTAAACAGTGGTTTTATATTTTAGTCATTCATTTATATGCAATGGATTATTTTCAATATGATTTTAAAGAAGTTTACCTTCATAGCAAAGATGGATCCACTACAAAAGATTCTGTCCGTGACAAAGTCGTGGCTTGTTACGATTCTTTTCAAACGGACAACCCTGTTTGGACAGTTGAAAAAAAAGAAACGTATCGCTATACGCTAGTCAATACGCTTTACTTGATTATTGAATCTCAAAGCAATACAAATGTAAGCATTTATCTTAACTTTAATGGAAATATTGTCTTTGAAAAGACTCTCGTTTACAAACTGGTTTCAATTTTTAATGAATCAGTTCTTACCTTTACAACCAACTCAAATCATGCTGATTTGATTATCTCAGATTATATGATTTTTTCAACGAAAAAGGATGCTTCTTTTTTCTTACTGGATCAATCTGATGGAACAAAGCAGTTTTATCAACTTTACTCATTGATTCTGTATCTTCTTGAAAAAAATCAGCGGTAG